A single window of Gambusia affinis linkage group LG18, SWU_Gaff_1.0, whole genome shotgun sequence DNA harbors:
- the lratb.1 gene encoding uncharacterized protein lratb.1, with amino-acid sequence MSGLPRFLRFSPSNSERLWRRGSAEKCVSLSSRANFLRPGVAHPDGRGGSRWYSSCKPVRIGCASGFWGDTATSTPQLIYGGKLDFLVFDYLSEITMSLLTAARTKTPNLGFAPDFVQVALAPFINDIHRKGIRVVSNAGGVNPLACAEAIQEVIKKAGLDLKVAVVTGDDLMPSRSLLSEVKMADGGSRRPLPKTLHSMNAYLGAEPIRRCLDLGADVVVTGRCVDSAVALGPLLHTFGWKRDDYDLLAAGSLAGHLIECGAQSTGGIFTDWHQVPDWDNMGFPVVECSSDGSFVLSKPPKTGGLVSFGTVAEQLVYEIGDPRRYLLPDVICDFSQVAIQELPGVDGGAVRVTGARGLAPSPDYKVCATYMDGFRATAVCPVGGPRAAEKARRTADSIIKRTRRMFQQLGLEDFNSVHIQVLGAEDTYGPNARRKDCREAVIWMAVHHQQKKALEIFSREVAPAGTGMAPGLTGIVGGRPRVSPVLKPFFFLHPKSQIKVDIHVAGELVESLAEVEPDSPEQVQDEAPPTSDQDAPDADLPSGPHTYRLEDLAFTRSGDKGDSANIGVIARHPLYFPYLKKHLTSSVVEDYFSHLMEPGVQSAVTRFTLPGIHGLNFVLTSSLGGGGVASLRSDPQGKAFGQMLLDLKLKGLPDLKSLVD; translated from the exons ATGTCTGGGCTTCCTCGGTTCCTCCGCTTTTCGCCCTCAAACTCGGAGCGGTTATGGCGCAGAGGAAGCGCGGAGAAGTGCGTCAGTTTGTCTTCCAGAGCCAACTTTCTGCGCCCCGGTGTAGCCCACCCGGACGGCAGAGGCGGGTCCAGATGGTACAGCAGCTGCAAGCCGGTCCGGATCGGCTGCGCCTCCGGGTTCTGGGGGGACACGGCCACGTCGA CCCCTCAGCTGATCTACGGCGGGAAGCTGGACTTCCTGGTGTTCGACTACCTCAGTGAGATCACCATGTCTCTGCTCACCGCCGCCAGGACCAAGACGCCT AACCTGGGCTTTGCTCCGGACTTCGTCCAGGTGGCTTTGGCTCCGTTCATCAACGACATCCACAGGAAAG GTATCCGTGTCGTCAGCAACGCGGGCGGCGTGAACCCGCTGGCCTGCGCCGAGGCCAtacaggaagtcatcaaaaAAGCGGGGCTGGACCTCAAGGTTGCCGTGGTGACCGGTGATGACCTCATGCCCAGT AGGAGCCTCCTGTCTGAAGTAAAGATGGCCGACGGCGGCAGCAGGCGGCCGCTGCCTAAAACGCTGCACAGCATGAACGCCTACCTGGG GGCCGAGCCGATACGCCGCTGCCTGGACCTGGGAGCCGACGTCGTGGTAACGGGGCGCTGCGTGGACAGCGCCGTGGCTCTGGGACCGCTCCTGCACACG tttgGTTGGAAGAGAGACGATTACGACTTGCTTGCAGCaggaag ccTTGCAGGTCATCTGATTGAGTGTGGAGCTCAGAGCACCGGAGGAATCTTCACCGACTGGCACCAAGTTCCCGACTG GGACAACATGGGCTTCCCGGTGGTTGAATGTTCCTCCGACGGATCCTTCGTTCTCTCCAAGCCTCCAAAAACCGGCGGCCTGGTTTCCTTCGGAACCGTCGCTGAGCAGCTGGTGTACGAGATCGGCGACCCGCGGAGATACCTGCTGCCGGACGTCATCTGTGATTTCAGCCAGGTGGCGATCCAGGAACTACCCg GTGTAGACGGAGGGGCCGTCAGAGTCACCGGCGCCAGAGGTTTGGCCCCCTCTCCTGACTACAAG GTGTGTGCCACCTACATGGACGGGTTCAGAGCGACGGCGGTGTGTCCGGTGGGCGGGCCCAGAGCGGCGGAGAAGGCCCGGCGGACCGCAGACAGCATCATCAAACG GACCAGGAGGATGTTTCAGCAGTTGGGCCTGGAGGATTTTAACTCCGTTCATATTCAGGTTCTTGGAGCTGAAGACACTTACGGCCCAAACGCTCgcagaaaa GACTGCAGGGAGGCCGTGATCTGGATGGCCGTCCACCACCAGCAGAAGAAAGCTCTGGAGATCTTCTCCAGGGAGGTGGCTCCTGCAGGAACTGGCATGG ctcCTGGACTCACCGGCATCGTGGGCGGACGCCCCAGAGT GTCTCCAGTCCTGAAACCGTTTTTCTTCTTGCATCCTAAATCCCAGATAAAG GTGGACATCCACGTTGCTGGAGAACTGGTAGAGTCACTTGCTGAAGTGGAACCGGACTCACCTGAGCAGGTgcaggatgaagctcctcccaCCTCTGACCAGGATGCGCCGGACGCAG ACCTGCCCAGTGGACCACACACCTACCGGCTGGAGGACCTGGCATTCACACGCAGCGGCGACAAAGGAGACTCAGCAAACATCG GAGTGATCGCTCGCCATCCTCTCTACTTCCCTTACCTGAAGAAGCACCTGACTTCTTCTGTGGTGGAGGACTACTTCTCTCACCTGATGGAGCCTGGAGTGCAGAGCGCCGTCACACG ATTCACTCTGCCGGGGATCCACGGCCTCAACTTTGTCCTGACGAGTTCCCTGGGAGGGGGAGGGGTGGCCTCGCTCCGCAGCGACCcccag GGAAAGGCCTTCGGTCAGATGCTGCTGGACCTGAAGCTGAAGGGACTGCCAGATCTAAAGTCCCTGGTGGACTGA
- the LOC122821038 gene encoding uncharacterized protein LOC122821038 yields the protein MLTNSSSSICSFNTSLHPVTFSCFSNINHLIHYYCFTLVDLLLILPLYLFILWMGFQRWRSNKPAAGQNSHTDVLTYWMAVTEGLSSFGFLTFSYGIGTCRTAIMTYGYFLVSFGAPAQTVFHCLTCVERYLAVVHPIIYMKLKKSQGARVRNVCIALGWLLCFGMFISVSMFYPHFPTIAYFSSFAFIVMTVSFCSLAVFCVLICSGLKSDQTKWRIFHTILAITATLVLRLSGQSASMAILHPNHIAENYCEIFLIGFWLCLPSSLVAPLLFLHRNGKLTCQECNVRP from the coding sequence ATGCTGACCAACTCCTCTTCCAGCATCTGCTCCTTTAACACCTCCCTCCATCCTGTCACCTTTTCCTGCTTCAGCAACATCAACCATCTCATCCATTACTACTGCTTCACCCTCGTCgacctcctcctcatcctccctcTCTACCTCTTCATCCTCTGGATGGGTTTCCAGAGATGGCGCTCCAACAAGCCAGCTGCAGGACAGAACAGCCACACAGACGTCCTCACCTACTGGATGGCTGTAACAGAGGGTCTCTcttcttttgggtttttaacTTTCAGTTACGGCATTGGAACCTGCAGAACCGCCATCATGACGTATGGTTATTTCTTAGTCTCCTTTGGTGCGCCTGCACAGACTGTGTTTCACTGCCTGACCTGCGTGGAGCGCTATCTGGCTGTGGTTCACCCCATAATCTACATGAAGCTGAAGAAGTCACAGGGAGCCAGAGTCAGAAACGTCTGCATCGCTCTTGGCTGGCTGCTGTGCTTCGggatgtttatttcagtttccatGTTTTACCCACACTTCCCCACCATAGCGTACTTCTCCAGCTTCGCCTTCATTGTCATGACTGTGAGTTTCTGCAGCCTGGCTGTCTTCTGTGTCCTGATCTGCTCTGGACTGAAGTCGGATCAGACAAAATGGAGGATTTTCCACACCATCCTGGCCATAACCGCCACGCTGGTGCTGAGGTTATCTGGGCAGAGCGCATCCATGGCCATTCTGCATCCAAACCACATAGCAGAaaattattgtgaaatatttctaatCGGGTTCTGGTTGTGTTTGCCAAGCAGTCTGGTTGCACCGCTGCTGTTTCTGCACAGGAATGGGAAGCTAACGTGTCAGGAATGTAACGTCAGACCTTGA
- the LOC122821036 gene encoding uncharacterized protein LOC122821036, which translates to MADNSSEVSLSNYSSSLYELCQLSVGSTVLFGLYTAFVIVILGPLCALILILGFQRLSPAATAMSNTDFFTYNVVAVELLGVLGAAVYTIGNLFTGEPALMLGVVLSAPPMFGLVLLHLLTCLERHLAVVHPIAYMHVRDAVRVRIRNFSSVVVWLFSFGGLGVAWQYYPDYPVVPMFSLLCVAIFVMLLCCVSVLRALVRPGPGQEGGKQQNVDQSKKRAFQMVVAITGALILRSVGLLFWLGVVDLETFDTNILCIFVDLGIWLTVPSSLVLPLLFLRRAGKLTCSNQTNESG; encoded by the coding sequence ATGGCTGATAATTCCTCTGAAGTTTCCCTCTCTAATTATTCGTCCTCTCTGTACGAACTGTGCCAGCTGTCGGTTGGCAGTACCGTCCTCTTCGGCCTCTACACCGCGTTCGTCATCGTCATCCTCGGCCCGCTCTGCGCTCTGATCCTCATCCTGGGTTTCCAGCGCCTCTCGCCTGCAGCGACGGCGATGAGCAACACCGACTTCTTCACCTACAACGTGGTGGCTGTGGAGCTGCTTGGCGTCCTCGGCGCCGCCGTGTATACCATAGGAAACCTTTTCACCGGAGAGCCAGCGCTGATGCTGGGTGTGGTTTTGTCTGCTCCTCCGATGTTCGGTCTGGTTCTGCTTCACCTGCTGACCTGCCTGGAGCGCCACCTGGCCGTCGTTCACCCCATCGCATACATGCATGTGAGAGACGCGGTCCGGGTGCGAATCAGGAACTTCAGCTCTGTTGTTGTCTGGCTGTTTTCCTTCGGCGGTTTGGGCGTAGCTTGGCAGTATTACCCTGACTACCCCGTTGTTCCCATGTTTTCCCTCCTCTGTGTGGCGATATTCGTCATGCTGCTCTGCTGCGTGTCGGTCCTCCGCGCGCTGGTTCGGCCCGGCCCGGGCCAGGAAGGCGGCAAGCAGCAGAACGTCGACCAATCCAAGAAGAGAGCTTTCCAAATGGTGGTGGCGATCACAGGCGCGCTGATTTTACGCTCCGTCGGCCTCCTGTTCTGGTTGGGCGTCGTAGATCTCGAAACTTTTGACACAAACATTCTCTGCATCTTCGTGGATTTGGGAATATGGCTGACGGTTCCCAGCAGTCTGGTTCTCCCATTGCTGTTTTTGCGCAGAGCTGGAAAACTGACCTGCAGCAACCAGACCAATGAGTCTGGATGA
- the LOC122821041 gene encoding uncharacterized protein LOC122821041 — MPPKLNHRAAIMAAMLRKALSFDWSTRVCRPVAGRFRVQRTERQQMETTSRANYEEEIQNHQQVSLLQQQRNRHNDVEQPDSSCRKVSDRGSARGFEPEVNDRMDHRDEQLHAGQHVELDFHTKRGKEDRDDLKYYPGDVSVLADTYVDTPQDLNHLHGNHVVREDVRLTGRNLRPPPAAQSDHGDEERQKKSEADGKVPAGLRLSLRFLQLGSFPSRCRNRSGRTKLLGSDISSAHCAEKQSAFPSLTTDLLTASQTDKPPKLCSSTARMSRMV; from the exons ATGCCGCCCAAACTCAACCACAGAGCCGCCATAATGGCTGCAATGCTGAGGAAGGCCCTGAGCTTTGACTGGTCCACGCGGGTTTGCCGTCCCGTCGCCGGACGCTTCAGAGTCCAGAGAACCGAGAGGCAGCAGATGGAAACAACCAGCAGGGCGAACTATGAGGAAGAAATACAGAACCACCAGCAGGTCTCGCTGCTCCAGCAACAGCGGAACCGCCATAATGACGTAGAGCAGccagacagcagctgcagaaaggtTTCTGATCGTGGCTCCGCCCGAGGATTTGAGCCCGAGGTAAACGACCGGATGGACCACAGGGACGAACAGCTCCATGCAGGTCAGCATGTGGAACTGGATTTTCACACAAAACGTGGAAAAGAAGATCGTGACGACCTCAAATATTACCCAGGGGACGTCAGCGTGCTGGCCGATACTTATGTAGACACACCCCAGGACCTGAaccatctccatggcaaccatgtGGTACGTGAAGACGTCCGACTGACCGGACGAAACCTCCGGCCGCCGCCGGCAGCCCAGAGCGACCACGGCGACGAAGAGAGGCAGAAGAAGAGCGAGGCTGACGGAAAAGTCCCAGCAG GGCTTCGCTTGTCGCTCCGGTTCCTGCAGCTCGGTAGTTTTCCTTCTCGGTGCAGAAACAGGAGCGGAAGAACAAAACTGCTGGGCAGCGACATCAGCTCTGCACACTGCGCCGAGAAGCAATCAGCGTTTCCATCATTAACCACGGACCTTTTAACGGCTTCACAGACCGACAAGCCGCCTAAACTCTGCAGCAGCACCGCCAGGATGAGCAGGATGGTGTAA